In Arthrobacter sp. SLBN-112, a genomic segment contains:
- the cycA gene encoding D-serine/D-alanine/glycine transporter, with the protein MAIHPQTSNGEPARNQGATAAARSEPPHLERQLTNRHIQLIAIGGAIGTGLFMGSGKTISAAGPSVIFVYMIIGFMLFFVMRAMGELLLSNLNYKSFSDFAADLLGPWAGFFTGWTYWFCWVITGIADVIAIAGYSKELWPALPLWIPGLATVAILLLLNLATVKAFGETEFWFALIKIVAIAALIIVGLFMIFTGFQSGAGTASFTNLWSHGGFFPNEFMGFVAGFQIAVFAFVGIELVGTTAAEAKNPERTLPRAINAIPVRVLLFYVGALVILMAVTPWTQFAAGHSPFIGMFSLAGLGAAATVVNLVVLTSAMSSANSGIYSTSRMVFGLAQEGDAPGMFGRLSTRKVPSNALFLSCVLLLSGVVLMYAGQDVGKAFEMVTTVSAVCFVFVWSIILASYISFRRRRPHLHAASKFKMPGGIPAVWVVYAFFAFVLWALTTQPDTLVALLVTPIWFVVLGVAWAVLRRRPAHLARFEVFRAEVRADNAAAGRSGGQDAGAAEHEVQQARK; encoded by the coding sequence ATGGCGATTCATCCCCAAACGTCCAACGGCGAACCGGCCCGCAACCAAGGCGCCACTGCGGCAGCCCGCAGCGAGCCTCCCCACCTGGAGCGGCAGCTCACCAACCGGCACATCCAGCTCATCGCGATCGGCGGAGCGATCGGCACCGGCCTCTTCATGGGCTCCGGCAAGACCATCTCCGCGGCCGGCCCATCCGTGATCTTCGTGTACATGATCATCGGCTTCATGCTCTTCTTCGTCATGCGGGCCATGGGCGAACTGCTGCTGAGCAACCTGAACTACAAGTCCTTCAGTGACTTCGCGGCTGACCTCCTCGGACCGTGGGCAGGCTTCTTTACCGGCTGGACGTACTGGTTCTGCTGGGTGATCACCGGAATCGCGGACGTCATCGCCATCGCCGGCTACTCAAAGGAACTCTGGCCGGCGCTGCCGCTCTGGATCCCGGGCCTGGCCACCGTTGCCATCCTGCTCCTGCTGAACCTCGCCACCGTCAAGGCTTTCGGTGAGACCGAGTTCTGGTTCGCCCTCATCAAGATCGTCGCCATCGCTGCCCTGATTATCGTGGGTCTCTTCATGATCTTCACCGGTTTCCAAAGCGGCGCGGGCACTGCAAGCTTCACCAACCTGTGGAGCCACGGCGGGTTCTTCCCCAACGAGTTCATGGGCTTCGTGGCCGGATTCCAGATCGCGGTGTTCGCCTTCGTGGGCATCGAACTGGTGGGCACCACCGCCGCCGAGGCCAAGAATCCCGAACGCACGCTGCCCAGGGCCATCAACGCCATCCCCGTCCGCGTGCTGCTCTTCTACGTCGGCGCGCTGGTCATCCTGATGGCCGTCACTCCGTGGACCCAGTTCGCCGCAGGCCACAGCCCCTTCATCGGCATGTTCTCCCTGGCCGGCCTTGGTGCCGCAGCCACGGTGGTCAACCTGGTGGTCCTCACCTCGGCCATGTCTTCCGCGAACTCCGGCATCTACTCCACCTCCCGCATGGTCTTCGGACTGGCCCAGGAAGGCGACGCCCCCGGCATGTTCGGCCGCCTCTCCACGAGGAAGGTGCCCAGCAACGCGCTGTTCCTGTCCTGCGTCCTGCTGCTGTCCGGCGTCGTACTGATGTATGCCGGCCAGGACGTTGGCAAGGCCTTTGAAATGGTGACCACCGTGTCAGCCGTCTGCTTCGTCTTCGTCTGGTCGATCATCCTCGCCAGCTACATCTCCTTCCGGCGCCGCCGGCCGCACCTGCATGCGGCGTCGAAGTTCAAGATGCCCGGTGGCATCCCCGCCGTATGGGTGGTGTACGCGTTCTTCGCTTTCGTCCTGTGGGCCCTGACCACCCAGCCCGACACGCTGGTTGCACTGCTGGTAACGCCCATCTGGTTCGTCGTCCTTGGCGTGGCGTGGGCCGTCCTTCGGCGCCGGCCCGCCCATCTTGCCCGCTTCGAGGTCTTCCGGGCAGAGGTGCGCGCGGACAACGCTGCGGCCGGGCGCAGTGGTGGCCAGGACGCTGGTGCGGCAGAGCACGAGGTCCAGCAGGCCAGGAAATAA
- a CDS encoding 5-oxoprolinase subunit PxpA, translating to MDLNADVGQSFGSWTAGGDPAMFQLATSANVACGLHAGDPITMLDSCRAAYDLDVTVGAHLGYRDLAGYGRRSLDMSFDELFGDVLYQLGALDGVAHAVGASVDYVKPHGALYEALIHDAEQASAVVAAVNAYDPGLPILGFAGSELLKQAKEAGHPVFTEAFADRAYLADGSLVPLSEENAVLHDVDSVVERAVRLATQGDVVAVDGTVVSIRPDSLRISGGSPAAVEMAARIRAGLEAAGVGLESFA from the coding sequence TTGGATCTCAACGCTGACGTAGGTCAATCATTCGGCTCCTGGACCGCGGGTGGCGATCCGGCGATGTTCCAGTTGGCCACCAGCGCCAACGTGGCCTGCGGCCTCCACGCCGGTGACCCCATCACCATGCTTGACAGCTGCAGGGCGGCCTACGACCTGGACGTCACCGTTGGGGCGCACCTTGGCTACCGCGATTTGGCCGGCTATGGCCGGCGCTCGCTGGACATGAGCTTTGACGAGCTCTTCGGTGACGTGCTGTACCAGCTGGGCGCGCTCGACGGCGTGGCCCACGCCGTGGGGGCCTCGGTGGACTATGTAAAGCCGCACGGAGCCCTGTATGAGGCATTGATCCACGACGCCGAGCAGGCCTCCGCGGTGGTCGCGGCAGTCAACGCCTACGATCCCGGCCTTCCCATCCTGGGCTTCGCGGGCTCGGAGCTGTTGAAGCAGGCCAAGGAAGCCGGTCACCCGGTGTTCACGGAGGCCTTCGCTGACCGCGCCTACCTCGCCGACGGCAGCCTGGTGCCACTCTCGGAGGAGAACGCGGTCCTGCACGACGTCGACTCGGTGGTCGAACGCGCCGTCCGCCTGGCAACCCAAGGCGATGTGGTGGCCGTGGACGGAACCGTAGTTTCGATCCGCCCGGATTCGCTGCGGATAAGCGGCGGGAGCCCCGCCGCGGTGGAGATGGCGGCCCGGATCAGGGCAGGACTTGAGGCTGCAGGCGTAGGACTGGAGTCCTTCGCGTAG
- a CDS encoding glycerophosphodiester phosphodiesterase family protein, translated as MTTDESVPQRPLVYAHRGSSGTYAEHTRAAYLQALADGADGVECDVHLTRDQHVVLLHDANLDRTSDGTGPVGDRTLHELRQLDFSSWKGVRIPETYGARSEQFLTLPELLDILRGAGRPVGLAIELKHPSPYQLKLEDRVLEVLRSEGWEPESSTLDNVAVTFMSFSPDSVRHLLESVPPRYICQLVDDLTVHEIRGGLGVGPITGGAIANLMKATQLESEQILDDCLVGMAGPGIDYVRERRDTVRRWLDSGRRFRVWTVDSPEDVDLCQELGIQEITSNYPARVLDQLRVASPQAK; from the coding sequence ATGACAACTGACGAGTCTGTGCCGCAGCGGCCGTTGGTCTATGCCCACCGGGGCTCAAGCGGCACTTATGCTGAACATACCCGCGCCGCCTACCTGCAGGCCCTGGCAGACGGGGCCGACGGGGTGGAGTGCGATGTCCACCTGACCCGGGACCAGCACGTGGTCCTGCTTCACGACGCCAACCTGGACCGGACCTCGGACGGGACGGGCCCGGTGGGGGACCGGACGCTGCATGAGCTGCGGCAGCTGGACTTCTCGTCCTGGAAAGGGGTGCGGATCCCCGAAACGTACGGCGCCCGCTCGGAACAATTCCTGACCCTTCCGGAGCTCCTGGACATCCTTCGTGGAGCGGGCCGCCCCGTGGGCCTGGCCATCGAGCTCAAGCATCCAAGCCCGTACCAGCTCAAGCTGGAGGACCGGGTACTCGAAGTGCTCCGCAGCGAAGGCTGGGAGCCTGAAAGCTCCACGCTGGACAACGTGGCCGTGACCTTCATGAGTTTCAGCCCCGATTCCGTCCGCCACCTCCTGGAGTCCGTCCCGCCCCGGTACATTTGCCAGCTCGTGGACGATCTCACGGTCCACGAGATACGCGGTGGCCTGGGCGTGGGCCCGATTACCGGCGGAGCGATCGCCAACCTGATGAAGGCCACCCAGCTGGAGAGCGAACAGATCCTGGACGACTGCCTGGTGGGCATGGCGGGCCCCGGCATCGACTACGTCCGCGAACGCCGGGACACCGTCCGCCGCTGGCTGGACTCCGGCCGGCGTTTCCGGGTCTGGACGGTGGACTCGCCGGAGGACGTTGATCTGTGCCAGGAACTCGGTATCCAGGAGATCACCAGCAACTACCCGGCCCGGGTCCTGGACCAGCTCCGCGTGGCGTCACCGCAGGCGAAGTAG
- the gcvP gene encoding aminomethyl-transferring glycine dehydrogenase, which translates to MTIQSHPTSFVDRHIGARRQSDVDTMLKAVGYDSVDGLVDIAVPASIRQETALRLTDALSEVEVLAELRRIAGRNKTAIQMIGQGYYDTVTPPVIRRNILESPAWYTAYTPYQPEISQGRLEALLNFQTMVQDLTALPVANASLLDEATAVAEAVLLMRRANKNKTAKDGKTVLDADLLPQTIAIVLGRAEALGFEVEIADLTGGLPEGDINGIVLQQPGASGRVWDQSGVIADAKDRGALVTVAADLLALTLITPPGEQGADIAVGSTQRFGVPLFFGGPHAAYMAVRDGMERTLPGRIVGVSKDDAGVPAYRLALQTREQHIRREKATSNICTAQALLAIVSSFYAVYHGPDGLKAIAETVHNNARVLATALTAMGRELVSDCFFDTLTVRVPGKATKVITAAEARGINLRFIDADTVGVSVDETTTPEVLSAVAVAFGAGPVVSAEGFELPEAVLRTSAYLQHPVFNTHRSETQLLRYIRKLSDRDLALDRTMIPLGSCTMKLNATAEMEAISWPEFASIHPFAPDSQTAGWRELIAGLEADLAEITGYDQVSIQPNAGSQGELAGLLAIRGYHHSRGEQQRTVCLIPASAHGTNAASAVLAGMKVVVVATASDGTIDHDDLTAKIETHKDVLSAIMITYPSTHGVYDGDVREVCDAVHAAGGQVYVDGANLNALVGLAQPGNFGGDVSHLNLHKTFCIPHGGGGPGVGPVAAKAHLAPFMPGDANKAAHEAGHGVAISASRFGSAGVLPISWAYVKLMGGEGLTEATKSALLAANYVAARLDEYFPVLYTGEGGLVAHECILDLRELTARTGVTAEDVAKRLIDFGFHAPTLSFPVAGTLMVEPTESEDLAEIDRFIEAMITIRKEIDQVANGDFTVADSPLRHAPHTAAAVVSSDWNRAYPREQAAFPVPSLKQDKYFPPVGRIDGAAGDRNLVCSCPPLEDFEASTSSTTGLED; encoded by the coding sequence ATGACGATTCAATCGCATCCAACATCGTTTGTTGACCGCCATATCGGCGCACGCCGCCAGTCCGACGTCGACACCATGCTCAAAGCCGTGGGCTACGACAGCGTGGATGGCCTCGTTGACATCGCCGTCCCCGCGTCCATCCGCCAGGAAACTGCGCTCCGGCTGACCGACGCCCTCAGCGAGGTGGAGGTCCTTGCCGAGCTGCGCCGGATCGCCGGCCGGAACAAGACCGCCATCCAGATGATCGGCCAAGGCTACTACGACACCGTGACCCCGCCGGTGATCCGCCGCAACATCCTGGAATCGCCGGCTTGGTACACCGCCTACACCCCGTACCAGCCGGAAATCTCGCAGGGCCGGCTCGAGGCACTGCTGAACTTCCAGACCATGGTGCAGGACCTTACGGCCCTCCCCGTGGCCAACGCCTCGCTGCTGGATGAGGCCACCGCCGTGGCCGAGGCCGTGCTGCTGATGCGCCGGGCCAACAAAAACAAGACCGCCAAAGACGGCAAGACCGTATTGGACGCCGACCTCCTCCCGCAGACCATCGCCATCGTCCTGGGGCGGGCCGAAGCCCTCGGCTTCGAGGTGGAAATCGCCGACCTCACGGGCGGCCTGCCCGAAGGCGACATCAACGGCATCGTGCTGCAGCAGCCCGGCGCGTCCGGCCGGGTCTGGGACCAGTCCGGCGTCATCGCCGACGCCAAGGACCGCGGCGCCCTGGTCACGGTCGCAGCCGACCTGCTGGCCCTCACCCTCATCACCCCGCCGGGCGAGCAGGGCGCGGACATCGCCGTCGGCTCCACCCAGCGTTTTGGCGTGCCGTTGTTCTTTGGGGGACCGCACGCCGCCTACATGGCCGTCCGCGACGGCATGGAACGCACGCTCCCTGGCCGCATCGTCGGCGTGTCCAAGGATGACGCCGGCGTCCCGGCCTACCGCCTGGCCCTGCAGACCCGCGAGCAGCACATCCGCCGCGAGAAGGCCACCTCCAACATCTGCACCGCGCAGGCACTGCTGGCCATCGTCTCCTCCTTCTACGCCGTCTACCACGGCCCCGACGGCCTTAAGGCGATCGCCGAAACCGTCCACAACAACGCAAGGGTCCTGGCCACCGCCCTCACGGCCATGGGCCGCGAACTCGTCAGCGACTGTTTCTTCGACACGCTGACGGTCCGCGTCCCGGGCAAGGCCACCAAGGTGATCACCGCCGCCGAAGCCCGCGGCATCAACCTGCGCTTCATCGACGCGGATACAGTTGGCGTGTCAGTCGATGAAACCACGACGCCGGAGGTCCTCTCCGCGGTTGCTGTCGCCTTTGGTGCCGGTCCCGTGGTGTCTGCAGAGGGTTTCGAACTGCCCGAAGCCGTGCTGCGCACCTCGGCGTACCTGCAGCATCCGGTGTTCAACACGCACCGTTCCGAAACCCAGCTGCTGCGCTACATCCGCAAGCTCTCGGACCGGGACCTGGCGCTGGACCGCACGATGATTCCGCTGGGTTCCTGCACCATGAAGCTGAACGCCACCGCCGAGATGGAAGCCATCTCCTGGCCGGAGTTCGCGTCCATCCACCCGTTCGCCCCGGACTCCCAGACCGCGGGCTGGCGTGAACTGATCGCCGGGCTTGAAGCCGATCTCGCCGAAATCACCGGATATGACCAGGTGTCCATCCAGCCCAACGCCGGTTCCCAGGGCGAACTCGCCGGGCTCCTGGCCATCCGCGGCTACCACCACTCCCGTGGAGAGCAGCAGCGGACCGTCTGCCTGATCCCGGCCTCGGCGCACGGCACGAACGCTGCCTCGGCCGTGCTGGCCGGCATGAAGGTCGTCGTCGTGGCTACCGCGTCTGACGGCACGATCGACCACGATGACCTGACGGCCAAGATCGAGACCCACAAGGACGTCCTCTCGGCCATCATGATCACCTACCCGTCCACCCACGGCGTCTACGACGGGGATGTCCGCGAAGTCTGCGACGCCGTCCATGCGGCCGGCGGCCAGGTGTACGTGGACGGCGCCAACCTGAACGCACTGGTGGGGCTTGCGCAGCCGGGTAACTTTGGCGGGGACGTGTCGCACCTGAACCTGCACAAGACCTTCTGCATCCCGCACGGCGGCGGCGGACCCGGCGTCGGCCCTGTTGCCGCCAAGGCGCACCTGGCACCGTTCATGCCGGGCGATGCCAACAAGGCCGCGCACGAGGCCGGACACGGTGTCGCCATTTCGGCGTCCCGCTTTGGTTCGGCCGGGGTGCTGCCGATTTCCTGGGCGTACGTGAAGCTGATGGGCGGCGAGGGCCTGACCGAAGCCACCAAGTCTGCGCTGCTGGCCGCAAACTACGTTGCCGCGCGCCTGGACGAGTACTTCCCGGTCCTTTACACGGGTGAGGGCGGGCTGGTGGCCCACGAGTGCATCCTGGACCTGAGGGAACTCACGGCCAGGACCGGGGTCACGGCCGAGGACGTTGCCAAGCGGCTGATCGACTTCGGTTTCCACGCCCCCACACTGTCCTTCCCCGTCGCGGGCACCCTGATGGTGGAGCCCACCGAGTCCGAGGACCTCGCCGAGATCGACCGCTTCATCGAGGCCATGATCACCATCCGCAAGGAAATCGACCAGGTAGCCAACGGCGACTTCACCGTGGCCGACTCACCCCTGCGGCACGCACCCCACACCGCGGCCGCCGTCGTCTCCTCTGACTGGAACCGCGCGTACCCACGGGAGCAAGCCGCGTTCCCGGTGCCCTCACTCAAGCAGGACAAGTACTTCCCTCCGGTGGGGCGCATCGACGGCGCAGCAGGGGACCGCAACCTGGTCTGCTCCTGCCCACCCCTCGAAGACTTCGAGGCTTCGACAAGCTCAACCACCGGATTGGAAGACTGA
- a CDS encoding DUF445 domain-containing protein, whose amino-acid sequence MQVNSEATTGHATQDAPAEATRQVPQGTKAAGAVATREPGAGDAEKAAALRKMKLLALSLLIAMGVIFVFAFALQKDYPWLQYVRAAAEGGMVGALADWFAVTALFKYPMGIKIPHTAIIPRRKDQIGASLGEFVETNFLSEQVVQDKLASVNIAGRAGQWLATPGGAERVAKEGAAVIRGAFKVLNDDDVQAVIEGMVRKHLLTPPWGPPVGRLAERIFHDGHHHTLVDLMVDRAADWVDDNHETVSRLVSDRSPTWVPQFVDGLVGDKVYVEILKFVRAVQADPNHQVRQSIDKYLNDLAQDLQHDPAMIARAEDIKAQVLGDPEVRELASRTWGTVKNALLGAVDDPHSELTIKFKAAVRDFGSRLVEDPELAGKVNAWIGDAAGYLVRTYRSDIAGVITDTVARWDAEETSQKIELQVGKDLQFIRINGTVVGSLAGLLIFTVAHLIFG is encoded by the coding sequence ATGCAGGTGAACTCTGAGGCAACTACCGGGCACGCCACGCAGGATGCACCAGCGGAGGCGACGCGGCAGGTGCCGCAGGGCACCAAGGCGGCAGGCGCCGTCGCCACCCGGGAGCCTGGTGCCGGTGACGCCGAAAAGGCGGCAGCGCTGCGGAAAATGAAGCTGCTGGCACTGAGCCTGCTGATTGCCATGGGCGTAATTTTTGTCTTCGCGTTTGCCCTGCAGAAGGACTATCCGTGGCTGCAGTACGTACGTGCAGCCGCCGAGGGCGGCATGGTGGGCGCGCTGGCCGACTGGTTCGCCGTGACCGCCTTGTTCAAGTACCCCATGGGCATCAAGATTCCGCACACCGCCATCATTCCCCGCCGGAAAGACCAGATCGGGGCCTCCCTGGGCGAGTTCGTGGAGACGAATTTCCTCTCCGAACAGGTGGTCCAGGACAAGCTGGCCAGCGTTAACATCGCCGGCCGTGCCGGCCAGTGGCTGGCCACGCCAGGTGGGGCGGAGCGGGTGGCCAAGGAGGGCGCCGCCGTGATCCGCGGCGCCTTCAAGGTCCTGAATGACGACGACGTCCAGGCCGTCATCGAGGGCATGGTGCGCAAGCATCTGCTCACCCCGCCGTGGGGGCCGCCGGTGGGCAGGCTCGCCGAGCGGATCTTCCATGACGGGCACCACCACACGCTGGTGGACCTGATGGTGGACCGCGCCGCAGACTGGGTGGACGATAATCACGAGACGGTCAGCCGCCTGGTGTCCGACCGCTCCCCCACGTGGGTGCCGCAGTTCGTTGACGGCCTGGTGGGCGACAAGGTGTACGTCGAGATCCTGAAGTTCGTCCGGGCCGTCCAGGCCGACCCCAACCACCAGGTGCGCCAGTCGATCGACAAGTACCTGAACGACCTCGCGCAGGACCTTCAGCACGACCCGGCCATGATCGCCCGCGCCGAGGACATCAAGGCACAGGTACTGGGTGATCCCGAGGTGCGCGAACTGGCGTCCCGAACGTGGGGCACCGTCAAGAATGCGCTGCTGGGGGCCGTGGACGATCCCCACAGCGAACTCACCATCAAGTTCAAGGCAGCCGTGCGCGATTTCGGGTCGCGGCTGGTCGAGGACCCCGAACTGGCCGGGAAGGTCAACGCCTGGATCGGCGACGCTGCGGGGTATCTGGTCCGGACCTACCGATCGGACATTGCGGGGGTCATCACGGACACCGTGGCGCGCTGGGATGCCGAGGAAACGTCCCAGAAGATCGAGCTCCAGGTAGGCAAGGATCTACAGTTCATCCGCATCAACGGCACCGTGGTGGGGTCCCTGGCCGGGTTATTGATCTTCACGGTGGCGCATCTGATCTTTGGGTAA
- a CDS encoding DUF222 domain-containing protein: MEISSGAGVALEGVHASVAALDALDCEDSFLAAGVGVGADVDVLQRRYELRLARLEVVKRLEAQLAAVKAGDVAEAVAIQNAMLAPDAPVHERTYAEMSAVEEIAGALAISSSAAGAFVEQSRRVCALPPVRDAMSAGDLSWQHARIVADETEGLTPDGATALAAHFFDPDAPNPARGAAPGELVPSRFRAKVRTWRERHHPETLEQRHAKGVADRRMEYTPDRDGMAWISLCLPGDTACAIWNRTTATARGLQGPNEPRTITQLRPDIAASLLLGAGTPAGEAAAGEAAGRTGDAAGTGAGSISGAGSAAGSNSDIGRVPTPRADVLVMVPVFSLLGITDEPAELDGHGPIPASMARKLVADGAESFYRVLVDPRDGAPLEIGRTRYRLTETIKQWIRMRDGKCTFPGCTNRTPDNDTDHLTAWQNGGTTGVRNLGQLCPKHHRLKHARPWIPDPATDNRSPGWTSPTGRHYNPEHPDPEPTHWPAGLFPMPAVTQGVDPSPEDLPQWEPDDDKLIDLHDLSPEDPVWAEFFTKPFVLSG; the protein is encoded by the coding sequence ATGGAAATCAGCAGCGGTGCCGGGGTGGCTTTGGAGGGTGTTCATGCCTCCGTTGCTGCCCTCGATGCGCTGGATTGTGAGGACTCTTTCCTGGCTGCCGGAGTTGGTGTTGGTGCTGACGTGGATGTGTTGCAGCGGCGGTACGAGCTCCGGCTGGCGCGGCTGGAGGTGGTGAAGCGGCTGGAGGCGCAGCTCGCCGCGGTGAAAGCCGGTGATGTTGCCGAGGCCGTTGCGATCCAGAACGCGATGCTTGCCCCGGACGCCCCGGTGCACGAACGCACCTACGCGGAAATGTCAGCGGTCGAGGAAATCGCCGGGGCCCTGGCCATCAGCTCCAGTGCCGCCGGGGCATTCGTGGAACAGTCCCGGCGGGTGTGCGCCCTCCCGCCGGTCCGGGACGCCATGTCCGCCGGAGACCTCTCCTGGCAGCACGCGAGAATTGTTGCCGACGAAACCGAAGGCCTCACCCCGGACGGTGCCACCGCCCTGGCGGCGCACTTCTTCGACCCCGACGCTCCCAACCCGGCCCGCGGCGCCGCCCCCGGCGAACTCGTTCCCTCCCGGTTCCGGGCCAAAGTCCGCACCTGGCGCGAACGCCACCACCCCGAAACCCTGGAGCAACGCCACGCCAAGGGTGTCGCGGACCGGCGGATGGAATACACCCCTGACCGCGACGGCATGGCCTGGATCTCGCTCTGCCTTCCCGGCGACACCGCCTGCGCCATCTGGAACCGCACCACCGCCACCGCCCGCGGCCTCCAAGGCCCCAACGAACCCCGCACCATCACCCAACTCCGCCCCGACATCGCCGCATCACTACTCCTCGGCGCCGGAACGCCTGCGGGTGAGGCGGCTGCGGGTGAGGCGGCCGGGAGGACTGGTGATGCTGCGGGAACGGGTGCAGGCAGCATTTCCGGTGCCGGGAGCGCTGCGGGGAGCAATAGTGATATTGGACGAGTCCCCACGCCGCGTGCGGATGTGCTGGTCATGGTGCCGGTGTTCTCCCTGCTCGGCATCACTGACGAACCCGCAGAACTGGACGGCCACGGCCCCATCCCAGCATCCATGGCACGCAAGCTCGTCGCGGACGGGGCGGAATCGTTCTACCGCGTCCTGGTCGACCCCCGCGACGGGGCCCCCTTGGAGATCGGCCGCACCCGCTACCGGCTCACCGAAACCATCAAACAATGGATCCGGATGCGGGACGGAAAATGCACCTTCCCCGGCTGCACCAACCGCACCCCGGACAACGACACAGACCACCTCACCGCCTGGCAGAACGGCGGCACCACGGGTGTCCGGAACCTGGGCCAACTCTGCCCCAAACATCACCGGCTCAAACACGCCCGGCCATGGATCCCCGACCCCGCGACGGATAACCGCTCTCCGGGCTGGACCTCACCGACAGGCCGCCACTACAACCCCGAACACCCAGACCCCGAACCAACCCACTGGCCGGCGGGACTTTTCCCGATGCCCGCTGTAACCCAAGGTGTAGATCCCAGCCCGGAAGACCTCCCGCAGTGGGAACCGGACGACGACAAACTCATAGACCTCCACGACCTCTCACCCGAGGACCCGGTGTGGGCGGAGTTCTTCACCAAACCGTTCGTACTGTCGGGTTGA
- a CDS encoding CoA transferase, with protein MAEGGVGGSLPRRWWAGPLDVEGLALQSVGAAAQALNRYTGDPGRFSTTAVLTSAAFDSFGHLRIEGRRLQGFAPLSGFRRTADGWIRLHANYPHHEQRLLQALGASSAEAAEQELRTMPALQAEAVIQGNGGIAAAVRTRSEWLATDMGRAAGKGPWIAVEFADGRTAGLGLVEIAATTARPGRTDGLPLEGIRVLDLTRVIAGPVATRLLAALGADVLRIDPPAFPEIADQFVDTAFGKRSAEADLGLPANQHALQQLLAGADVVVTGYRHAALDRFGLNPRELLAAHPGLVVVTLNSWGSTGPWSGLRGFDSIVQAACGIAHAYGKNDDDGWRPGALPVQALDHATGYGVAAAAVHLLDRRRQAGTGGAAHLSLARTAEELLALPDTTAGRGELPAPEFRTTDSPYGRLRYVGPPLLSGGRPLDYPAPPPPYGSAALTWA; from the coding sequence GTGGCGGAGGGCGGCGTCGGCGGATCCTTACCGCGCAGGTGGTGGGCCGGGCCGCTGGATGTTGAGGGCCTGGCCCTGCAATCGGTGGGAGCAGCGGCGCAGGCGCTGAACCGGTACACGGGTGACCCGGGCCGGTTCAGCACCACCGCGGTCCTGACGTCGGCAGCCTTCGATTCCTTCGGGCACTTGCGGATCGAGGGGCGCCGGCTGCAGGGCTTCGCGCCACTGTCCGGCTTCCGGCGCACCGCTGACGGCTGGATCCGGCTGCACGCCAACTACCCGCACCATGAGCAGCGGCTTCTGCAGGCGCTGGGAGCATCGTCCGCCGAAGCGGCGGAGCAGGAACTGCGCACCATGCCGGCCCTGCAGGCCGAAGCCGTCATCCAAGGCAACGGCGGGATCGCGGCAGCGGTCAGGACGCGCAGCGAATGGCTGGCGACGGACATGGGCCGCGCCGCCGGCAAGGGACCCTGGATCGCGGTGGAGTTCGCCGACGGACGGACGGCTGGGCTGGGCCTGGTGGAAATCGCGGCAACAACCGCACGTCCGGGGCGCACTGATGGACTGCCCCTGGAAGGCATCCGGGTCCTGGACCTGACCCGGGTGATCGCAGGGCCGGTCGCCACCCGCTTGCTGGCTGCGCTCGGAGCCGACGTCCTCCGGATCGATCCGCCCGCTTTCCCCGAAATCGCGGACCAGTTCGTGGACACGGCCTTCGGCAAGCGCAGCGCGGAAGCCGATCTCGGGCTGCCGGCGAACCAGCACGCCCTCCAGCAGCTCCTGGCCGGCGCGGACGTGGTGGTCACCGGCTACCGGCATGCCGCCCTGGACCGCTTTGGGCTTAATCCCCGGGAACTGCTGGCGGCGCACCCCGGCCTGGTGGTGGTTACCCTCAACAGTTGGGGCAGCACCGGGCCCTGGAGCGGCCTGCGCGGCTTCGACAGCATCGTCCAGGCCGCCTGCGGAATTGCCCACGCATACGGGAAGAACGACGACGACGGGTGGCGCCCGGGTGCCCTTCCGGTCCAGGCGCTGGACCACGCCACAGGGTACGGCGTGGCGGCGGCAGCGGTCCATCTCCTGGACCGGCGCAGGCAGGCGGGGACGGGTGGCGCTGCGCACCTGTCACTGGCCCGGACGGCGGAGGAGCTTCTGGCGTTGCCGGACACCACGGCAGGCCGCGGGGAACTGCCCGCGCCGGAGTTCCGCACCACGGACAGCCCGTATGGTCGGCTCCGATACGTTGGGCCGCCGCTGCTGTCTGGCGGCCGGCCACTGGACTATCCGGCTCCACCGCCGCCCTACGGATCCGCCGCACTTACCTGGGCGTAA